The following proteins come from a genomic window of Bacteroidales bacterium:
- a CDS encoding glycosyltransferase family 39 protein: MNKKGPGSYSILGVFILAVILNHLFAYTGHYGYDDLHYAKLSADLLKGSFHVEDHFAYRLPVILLTSLFYLLFGISDFSSSLPALLITLCILLIVFNILREHGPGTTFIGLSLTTFSNWFLFYSDKLMPDIYVALTLIWALALLHRYKYKSNKNRPALFAFLFALALLLGFMAKGTIVLVLPLLAFLIITDIIRKRDLSFWGYSLLSGVVLLALYFSAIWIFTGSPLKRFEVITSNSYLNICSYDQQSLRILLKRIFTGFFALTIYQSMATSFIFIFAFLFQRKGLRYFRLDDSFSFFLVSAVILLLSSNFMSISLSSYSPMCLDPRHYLFLVPVAAIPASRILTAFLKTKQAGPQILTVLFCMTLISFFLRGDSFRTLYLPLTVLFGFHYVTGIKKQTRVLFIILFAIVLLLGPLDMVSYARQVQYRTQRETVKRQVLENYPEATVVTDEVQKRLLEYYNQFRDDPSRSFLSFKEVQADTSSGNKILLLLNRHTRYLSGMELNDLPFYARNISSGNRLVYEHKELGIKMFDMSNLIIPEETETAVLSTFNDFENPVPFWNQKESDISEQTSYAGTKANRLSEFSATFDYPLDSLVSAHPGDLLVQVRLFCFSEDQSSAKVIVSLENNSGSYVWEALEINRYLKAYSNWWPVSFEVPLSRTDMKTNSHLKVYLWNAEKQEVWIDNFGIRVYATPG; encoded by the coding sequence ATGAACAAGAAAGGGCCAGGCTCCTATTCCATTCTGGGGGTATTCATCCTTGCTGTAATTCTCAATCATCTGTTTGCCTATACTGGCCATTACGGGTACGACGACCTGCACTATGCAAAACTTTCGGCCGACCTGCTGAAAGGCAGCTTTCATGTGGAAGATCACTTTGCCTACAGATTGCCTGTGATACTGCTCACTTCCCTCTTTTACCTCTTGTTTGGCATCTCAGACTTCAGCAGTTCCCTGCCTGCCCTGTTGATCACTCTTTGCATTTTGCTTATTGTATTTAATATTCTCCGGGAGCACGGACCAGGGACCACCTTTATCGGGCTCTCCCTGACCACCTTTTCAAACTGGTTCCTCTTCTATTCCGATAAACTGATGCCCGATATCTATGTCGCCCTGACCCTTATCTGGGCACTGGCTCTCCTCCATCGCTACAAGTATAAAAGCAATAAAAACAGGCCGGCACTCTTTGCCTTTCTATTTGCCCTGGCACTGCTCCTTGGCTTTATGGCCAAGGGTACTATTGTATTGGTGCTCCCCCTCTTAGCCTTCCTGATTATCACCGATATTATCAGGAAAAGAGATTTGAGCTTCTGGGGATACAGCCTGCTCAGCGGAGTGGTGCTGCTGGCACTCTATTTTTCCGCCATCTGGATATTTACGGGCAGTCCGCTGAAACGCTTTGAGGTCATCACCAGTAACAGCTACCTGAACATTTGCAGCTACGATCAGCAGTCGCTGAGGATCCTGTTAAAGAGGATCTTTACCGGCTTCTTCGCCCTGACTATTTACCAGTCGATGGCCACCTCCTTCATTTTTATTTTTGCTTTCCTGTTTCAACGAAAGGGGCTGAGATATTTCAGGCTGGATGACTCCTTCTCCTTTTTCCTGGTCTCGGCAGTGATCCTCCTCCTGTCGTCCAATTTCATGAGCATCTCCCTCAGCTCCTACTCTCCCATGTGCCTGGACCCCCGGCACTACCTTTTCCTGGTTCCCGTGGCAGCCATTCCTGCCTCCAGGATCCTCACCGCTTTTTTGAAAACCAAACAGGCCGGCCCTCAGATCCTTACGGTACTTTTTTGCATGACCCTCATCTCCTTTTTCCTCCGGGGAGACAGCTTCCGGACCCTTTATCTCCCCCTGACGGTCCTGTTTGGCTTCCACTATGTGACCGGGATTAAAAAACAGACCCGGGTCCTTTTTATCATCCTGTTTGCCATTGTTCTGCTCCTGGGTCCACTGGACATGGTCAGCTACGCTCGTCAGGTGCAGTACAGGACCCAGCGCGAGACCGTGAAGAGGCAGGTACTGGAAAACTACCCGGAGGCTACGGTGGTCACCGATGAAGTTCAAAAACGGCTGCTGGAGTACTACAACCAATTCAGGGACGATCCCTCCCGGAGCTTTCTGAGCTTTAAAGAAGTCCAGGCAGATACTTCCTCCGGCAATAAAATACTCCTGCTGCTAAACCGGCATACCAGGTATCTGTCGGGTATGGAGCTGAACGATCTGCCCTTTTATGCCCGGAATATCTCTTCCGGAAACAGGCTGGTCTATGAGCATAAAGAACTGGGTATAAAGATGTTTGATATGAGTAACTTAATCATCCCCGAAGAAACCGAAACGGCAGTTTTATCCACATTCAACGACTTCGAAAATCCGGTCCCTTTCTGGAATCAGAAGGAGTCCGATATCTCAGAACAAACCTCATATGCCGGAACAAAAGCAAACAGGCTTTCCGAATTCTCCGCCACCTTTGATTACCCGCTGGATTCCCTGGTAAGCGCCCATCCCGGGGACCTGCTCGTTCAGGTCAGACTGTTTTGCTTTTCGGAGGATCAAAGCAGTGCAAAGGTCATCGTGTCGCTGGAAAATAATTCCGGAAGCTATGTATGGGAAGCCCTTGAAATAAACAGGTATCTGAAAGCTTACTCCAACTGGTGGCCGGTATCTTTTGAGGTCCCCCTTAGCCGGACAGATATGAAAACAAACAGCCACCTGAAGGTCTACCTGTGGAATGCGGAAAAGCAGGAGGTCTGGATCGATAATTTTGGTATAAGGGTTTATGCCACTCCCGGTTGA
- a CDS encoding MFS transporter, with amino-acid sequence MTERSKNSRRLILFSILITSFINPFLGAAINIALPAISEDFSLGAVGMSWVSMAFLLSSAVFLVPLGKLADIRGRKQVFFIGNIIIALSSILCGLSLSGAMLILFRAIQGIGSAMVFGTGMAIITSVYPPRERGKAIGLSVTSVYIGLSLAPFLGGIITQYLGWQTIFYVTVPFELLVIWITWKFIKEEWADAHGEKFDLAGSVLYLFSMSAFMFGFSRLPGIPAIILTAAGLSGLIGFGFLEMKVKFPIFNLRLFASNRLFAFSNLAALINYATTFAITFLLSLYLQYVLGLNPRDAGMILITQPVMMAIVASISGRLSDRHDPRILASAGMGIIAGGLIMLTFLSENSSISYLVVILAIVGFGFGMFSSPNTNAIMSSVEKKYLGVASATVGTMRLTGQMMSMGIATLILQVFIGNNPLSAEFSIPFISSMRTTFMVFVFLCIGGLFSSLARGKTTRDSRS; translated from the coding sequence ATGACAGAACGCAGTAAGAACTCTAGGAGGCTCATCCTTTTTTCCATCCTGATCACTTCCTTTATCAATCCGTTTCTGGGAGCTGCCATTAATATAGCACTTCCGGCCATCAGTGAAGATTTTTCCCTGGGAGCGGTGGGCATGAGCTGGGTATCCATGGCCTTCCTGCTTTCCTCGGCGGTTTTCCTGGTTCCGCTGGGAAAGCTGGCCGATATCCGGGGAAGAAAGCAGGTTTTCTTTATTGGCAACATCATCATTGCACTTAGCTCGATACTATGCGGACTTTCGCTGTCCGGGGCGATGCTGATCTTATTCAGGGCCATCCAGGGAATCGGCAGTGCCATGGTGTTTGGAACGGGCATGGCCATTATTACTTCTGTCTATCCGCCCAGGGAACGTGGCAAAGCGATTGGCCTCTCTGTCACTTCGGTTTATATCGGGCTCTCCCTGGCCCCCTTCCTGGGCGGTATAATCACCCAGTACCTTGGATGGCAGACGATCTTTTATGTGACGGTCCCTTTTGAACTGCTGGTTATCTGGATCACCTGGAAATTTATTAAAGAGGAGTGGGCCGATGCTCATGGAGAGAAGTTCGACCTGGCGGGTTCTGTCCTCTACCTTTTCTCCATGTCGGCATTTATGTTTGGATTTTCCCGCTTACCTGGCATTCCAGCCATTATTCTTACGGCAGCCGGCTTGTCCGGTCTGATTGGATTTGGATTCCTGGAAATGAAGGTTAAATTTCCCATATTCAACCTGCGGCTTTTTGCCTCCAACCGCTTATTTGCCTTTTCAAACCTGGCCGCACTGATCAATTATGCCACCACTTTTGCCATCACCTTTCTTCTCAGCCTTTATCTGCAGTATGTCCTGGGTCTAAATCCCCGGGATGCCGGAATGATCCTGATCACCCAGCCGGTAATGATGGCGATCGTCGCCTCCATTTCAGGCCGGCTTTCGGACCGTCATGACCCGAGGATCCTGGCGTCGGCCGGCATGGGGATTATCGCCGGAGGGCTCATTATGCTTACATTTCTTTCAGAAAACTCCTCTATTTCCTATCTGGTGGTGATCCTGGCCATTGTCGGCTTTGGCTTTGGCATGTTCTCCTCGCCCAATACCAATGCCATCATGAGTTCCGTGGAGAAGAAATACCTGGGGGTGGCCTCCGCTACGGTGGGGACCATGAGACTGACGGGTCAGATGATGAGCATGGGGATCGCCACCCTGATCCTTCAGGTGTTTATCGGGAACAATCCCCTTTCTGCTG